The DNA segment TCGAGGCAGTAGGTCTGGATTTTAAATTAAAACAAAATTTATTAATAATAAGCGATAGTAATATTAAGTTAAATTTAGTACAACAGTCTATTGTTAAATCTGTACAATACGTTAAAAATTCATACCAATTGTTGATTTTAGATAAAATTTCACAACCATTAAAAGAAGTTTCTGCATTAGCGAATGGGTATGTTAGCAAATTGGAAGAATATGAAAAATTCACTTCTATGATGGCAGAGGAATATGCAACAAGAAAAGATTTGGATAGTAAGGCTTTGTTAAAAGATACGGAAGGATGGATTGTATTAATTTCAGATTTAGCGGAGTTTATTCAACATACATCAATAACAATTGAGCAAATGAAAGAGTTTGTAGAGAACGGACCGAACTTAAATATCTTTTTCATTGTTTCAGGGATACAAACTTCTATAGAATATGGACTTAATCCTATTGAGAAATTTGTGAAAACAACTATTAGAACAGGTCTAGTGGCTATGAAAAATTCAGAACAAGGAATTTTCAAAGGAAACTATATAACTAATGAACAGCCATTAGAGAAATTTGAAACATATTTTTATATTGATAATACTAGACAAAAAATCAAATTACCAAATTAAAAAGATAGAGGAGGCATTACTTTGTCAGATTTAAGCACTTTAACTAAAGAATATAATAGTGTAGTTAATGATATCACTTCTTTGAAAGCAGATTTAAATGTGATATCTGATAAAGCGGAGAGGTTAAGAATTGCGGCTGCGGAGATGCAATTTTATTTAGAGGAAATAACAGGTATAAATACTTCGCTTTCGAAAATAAGAATAGATAGTAGTCTTTGGGAAGGTAGAACGAAAAAAGACAATGAAAATATCTTAGAAGAATCATTAAAGACAGCTATGAAAACGTATCAAGTAAAAGTAAGTGATATATTTGAAAGCTATACCAATGAAATTAACAGATTGTATCAACAACAAGACAGTATTTCTTCAAGTTTAAATGTAAAATCAGCTACAAAATCTTATTTGAAACAGGAAATTAAGAAGGAAAAGGTGACTAGTGATGAGTGAGATAAAAGTTAATAGAGGTATTGTAAACCAAACAGTTTCAAAAGGAAAAGGAATTCTAAGTACTAGCGCCTCTCCTATAGCAATGAAAGTAGATAAAACAAATATAAACCCGTTTAAAAGCAATAGCGATGATGACACTTACAAAACTATAATTGCTGAGTTATTTCGATTAGTGAGATATTCTGAACAGTCATTGAACGAAGCATTAGGACTGGTTGATAAAACTGTAGAGTCAATGGAACAATTAGATAAAGAAATTGGAAATGGAATAGCTAGTAAAAATTTATATAGTATAAAAAAGAATCTAGGGGTGAAAAAAGATGGGGAAAAAAATTGATTTTGACGAAATCCAGAATGCTTCTAACGACTTTAATGAAGGTAGTAATGAAGAAATAATACGATTATATTCTTTATTAGAAAACATAGATGAAATAGGGGCTTTGGAATCTTTTCAAGGTAAAACAGCACAAACTGCGAAAGCTTATTTGAATGAGGTTCATGGCACTGTTATGATTTTATTAATCACAGCATTGACTCAAGTGAGAGAAATGGTTGTTGAAGATATTGATAGGTTTCAACAAGATGTAGATAGTGCTCCTACAACAAAAATTGACCAAATTTATATAAAAGAATTAAAGAAAAAAATTGAAAAAAATTATTCTGAATTTAAGATTATACATGAAGATATTAACAAAACTGTTAATAGGTTGAATGATTTAGTACCTAATGCAGTACCCTCAAAAACTGCTATAAAGGCAAGTAAGGATAATTTCATTCAAAACATTAATTTACTAAATACTCACCTAGATAATTATGATGAACGCAAACGTGGTGGGATAAATGAAGTAAAAAAAATCTTCAAACAGATAGAATCTATATTAATAAGCGAGGCGAGCTATCATAATAATGATAAAGGTTTGATTATTTATAGCCCGGGTGATATTTATGGACAAGATGGTGTGGATAAAGAGTTAATTAATGGGAAAATGTTAGATTTTTTAGGATTAGGAGGAGACACACTTTCTATGGCTATTTCTTCTAAAGAATTAGCGGTATTGGCAATGAATAAAGGCCTCACAGTTCAAAGTAGGATGGTTCGAGGCAAACTAGTATATACAATATATGGGACCAAAGATCAATTGCAAAAATTGAATGTGAAAATGAATGCTTCAGCTAGAAGTAAATCAATTGTAAAACTTTATGATGGTAGTAAAACAAATAAGTATACTAAATATGGAGCTGCATTTATGGAGGAATTCCCTCTTTTGCGAGGAATGACCCATAGTAAGGCTGAGATGCTAAAAGGATTTAGTGCAAGTATGAAGGAGCCTTATACAGGGGGATATAAAAATTTGTCTAAGGCGGGAAAATTAGCGAAAGGGCTAGGAGCTTTTGGTGCGGCAATGACAGTTGCATCTAATATCAATAGTGAATTAGCAGATGGTTTCCAAGGATATACTGATGTGAGAAGGATTACAGTAAATTCAACTGTTGATTTGGGGGTTTCAGGAGGTTTAACAGCAGTACTTGGACAAGCGGGGAGTTCTTTTGGACTTCCAGGTACAATAGGTGGAATAGGAGTTGGAGTAGTGTTGGATACGGTTCTGAGTTTAAGTGGTACAAAAGATACTTGGAAAAATAGTGTTAACGAAAATATGCAACATTTAGAAGATTGGTTTTGGGTAGAAGCAAAATAAAACAAGTCTATTAGTTCAGTGAAGTATTGAGGATTTTCTATTTTAAAAACCCAAAAACTTGATAAAAATAACACTTTTCAATAAAGAAGTTAGACTATGATAGAAAAAAATGAAAAATATTTAAGGAGAGTGTGATGTGAAAAAGAACTTAGAACAGATATATGCTATAGAATTTACAATGGGTTTAAGATATAGGCCAATGCAAATTAGACATAATATAAAGTTGATTTTCTTATTGCTTCTATTTGTGACTTGGCTACAAGGTGACTTTATGAATAGGCTCCCGGGAAATTTAGATACAACTAAAGTAGATATGCCGTTAGTCCTAGTGGCCTTGCTTTGTTATATTATTTTGTATCCCAAAAAAATGACTATAAGATTTCAAAACCTTCAATACCTATTATATATTTGTTGTTTTCAGTTTTTAGTATTTATGGTTATAAGATACTTTTATTCTAACTTGATTTATGCTATTCAAAACATGGTTAGTTTAACAGCCCAGACTCTGGTTGCCTCATATGTGTTTTTATTTGTATTATGGATTTTAGCTTTTATTTTTTTCTGTTTTTATTTTAGAAAAAAATTAAGAAATGGAGACTATAGAAAAGATTCTGAACTTCAAAAAAAACGTAGTAATTTAGGATTGAAATTAAGTAAAGGATCTTACATACTAATAGGAGCATTTTTTGTTTTTATATTATCCTCACAAATTGTTGGAGGAATAATGGAAGAT comes from the Listeria welshimeri serovar 6b str. SLCC5334 genome and includes:
- a CDS encoding T7SS effector LXG polymorphic toxin, translated to MGKKIDFDEIQNASNDFNEGSNEEIIRLYSLLENIDEIGALESFQGKTAQTAKAYLNEVHGTVMILLITALTQVREMVVEDIDRFQQDVDSAPTTKIDQIYIKELKKKIEKNYSEFKIIHEDINKTVNRLNDLVPNAVPSKTAIKASKDNFIQNINLLNTHLDNYDERKRGGINEVKKIFKQIESILISEASYHNNDKGLIIYSPGDIYGQDGVDKELINGKMLDFLGLGGDTLSMAISSKELAVLAMNKGLTVQSRMVRGKLVYTIYGTKDQLQKLNVKMNASARSKSIVKLYDGSKTNKYTKYGAAFMEEFPLLRGMTHSKAEMLKGFSASMKEPYTGGYKNLSKAGKLAKGLGAFGAAMTVASNINSELADGFQGYTDVRRITVNSTVDLGVSGGLTAVLGQAGSSFGLPGTIGGIGVGVVLDTVLSLSGTKDTWKNSVNENMQHLEDWFWVEAK
- a CDS encoding YwqH-like family protein; the encoded protein is MSDLSTLTKEYNSVVNDITSLKADLNVISDKAERLRIAAAEMQFYLEEITGINTSLSKIRIDSSLWEGRTKKDNENILEESLKTAMKTYQVKVSDIFESYTNEINRLYQQQDSISSSLNVKSATKSYLKQEIKKEKVTSDE